Genomic DNA from Acuticoccus sp. MNP-M23:
TTCCCTCCAGCCTTCCCGACGATGTGATTGACCGGCTGACCGGGCTGGAACAGCTGCGCGGCATTGCCAGCGGCGAATTCCCGATGCCTACGATGCTGGAAACGCTGGGGTTTCGGCTTGTGGAGGCAACAGCGCGCACTGTCGTGCTTGTCGGCGCGCCCGGCGAAAATGCGCTGAACCCCATGGGAAAGATTCACGGCGGCTGGGCGGCCAGCATTCTGGATTCGGCCATGGGCTGCGCCGTTCACGCCACCCTTGCCCCCGGCGAGCGGTTTGCCACGCTGGAACTGAAGGTGAACCTCACCCGCGCACTTTTGCCTGGCATGGAGCCGCTCACCGCCACGGGCACCCTTGTCAGCCGCGGCCGGCGGACCGCGGTGAGCGAGGCGAAGCTGGTGGGGGCGGACGGCAAGACCTACGCCGCCGGCTCGTCCACCTGCATGATCCTGCCGCCGGAGCCTGCCCGCTGATCAGCCTTTCAACGCCGACAGGCGCGGCGACGGGGCATCGCGGATCGGCAGATGCACCAGTGCAGCCAGTACGCCCAGCAGCACGCCAATCCACCACAGCATGTCGTAGGAGCCGGTCCGCGCGTAGATCACGCCGCCGAGCCACACGCCTATGGCCGATCCCACCTGGTGGGAAAAGAACACGATCCCGAACAGGGTCGCCATGTAGCGCGGTCCGAACATCACCGAGACGAGGCCGGAGGTGAGCGGCACCGTGGAGAGCCACAGGAGCCCCATGGTGGCGGAGAACACGATGACCGTCGCCGGTGACACGGGCAACAGCACGAACGCGGCAATCACGACCGAGCGGAGCAGATAGAGGATCGATAGCGAATAGGACTTGGAAAAGCGCTGCCCGATCCACCCCGCCCCCAGCGAGCCGATCACGTTGAAGAGGCCGATCAGAGCAATGGCGATCCCGCCGAGCCGCGCGCCGAAGCCAAGGTCGACAAGGTAGGCGGGCATGTGGGCAATGATGAACGCCACGTGGAAGCCGCACACGAAAAAGCCGATCACCAGCAGCACATAGCTCCTGTAGGCCATGGCTTCACGCACCGCTGCGGTCAGGGTCTGGGGCGGCGCATCGGGGTCGGCCACCGAGCGGCCCTGCAGCGGAATGGCGAACGGGATGACCAGCAACGACAGCGCGGCAAACGCAATCAGCGCCGAATTGTAGCCGTGCTCGGCAATGAGCACAGCGCCCAGCGGGCCGAAGACGAACATTCCCAGCGAGCCGGCTGCCGTACCAAGGCCGAACGCCAGCGTTCGTTTGGCAGGCGTGACGGTGCGGCCGAATGCCGACAGCACCAGCGTGAACGAGCAGGCGGACATGCCGAAACCGAGGAGGACGCCAAACACCATCTGCAGGGCAAAGGCGCTTTCGAGCTGCGCCGTGCCCACAATGCCGAGCGCATAAAGGATGCCGCCGCCCATCAGAACTTTCATGGTGCCGAAACGGTCTGCAAGGGCGCCGGCGATGGGCTGGCCGATCCCCCAGATGAGGTTCTGCAAGGCAAAGGCGAGCGCAAACGCTTCACGGCCATAGGGTTTTGCGGCAACGAGATCGGCCTGGAACAGGCCGAATGCAGAGCGTTCGCCGAGCGAAAGCATCGCGATGCCGCAACCGCAGGCAAGCACCAGCGGAAGGGGGAATGAGCGGGCCATCATGACCACCTTTTACGGAGTTGCCTTGACGCTCTAGGCCCGAAAGGGTGCCAGCGCAAGTATGGCCGGCTCAGGTCCAGCCGCCACCGCGCGTCAGATAGAAGATGTGATCGTCGATGGTTTCGACCTTGCGCATCAGCCCGGCCCAGCGCGGGTTCACGCGCTTGGCATGGTAGTGGGTGGCCGCGCCGATCTCGTTCATCCACGCCGCGCCGCTGGCATATTCGGTGGCAATGGTGGCGGCCAGCGTCCAGGCGTCCTTGTTGCGCACCACGTCACGCACCCGGTCGCAGGCGAAGGTGAACTGGCAGCGGTTGCGCCACCCCTTGTTCTGGTAGACCACGCCGCAGACATCATCGGGATACGCCGGGTTCTTCACGCGGTTGATGACCACCTGCGCCACCGCGCGCTGTCCGGTTTCGGACTCGCCCCGCGCCTCGAAATAGATTGCTTCGGTCAGGCAGCGCAGCGACTTCTTGCCGGCAATGTCCTGCGGCAATGGCCGGTCGGACCACCAGTGGTCGAGCCCACCGCCCGAGACGCCGGGGGTGGCGACGGGCTGCGGCGCTTCGCCGAGGAGGAGCTTGAACGGGGTGTCGATGTCGACCCGGTCCGGCGCGTAGGCCGAGAGCATGGAGGTGAGCGCGGCCCGCGCGGTATCGGATGGGGCACGGGGGTCGCGGTGCGTTCCTGCCGCACGCGGCGCCGCCACGAAGCTCACCCGCGGCAAGGCGGCGGGCGTCGCTTCGGTGAGAAAACCGGACAGCGGCGAGAACATCGCCCGCTCCACGCCACCGTGAGGCGGCGCAAGGCTCCCGGCCTTGGCGGCGGGCGTGTCGTCGTGGGGGACCGCCAGCGCAACATCCCCGGCCCCGCCCAGTTGCGGCGACAGGGTCATGCCGCTTTCCGGCGCACGAAGAGAGAGCGCCCAGGCGGGACGATCCATCGTGAGCGCGGCAAGACCGGAAAGGTCGCCAAGATTTGTGGACAGGATGCCAAGGATGGGGGCCACCAGGACAAGGGTGGCTGCGATCCGGCGGATGCGGCCGCGACGGTGATGACGGACCGGCGGCACATAAAGGCTGCTGGTCAGAAAACCGCGGCGGGCAAGGCCGTGGGGAAGGTCGAATACGCGCAACGCGGCCTCTACTCCACACAGTGCAGCGTTGGCGCCGCACCCAAGCGTTGTGCAGGGTCGTGGTTGCTGAAACGTAAAGCGCCGCGCAAAAAATGCGCGGCGCAATTTATCTTCTTATTTTACAGGCTTGTGCGCCTCGATGAACCAGAGCGACCGGTCCGCCATCCGCACGATCTCGGTGAAGAGATCCGCTGTGGCCTCGTCGCCCGCCTCGTCAGCCTCCTTGATGGCGTCGCGGTTGTTCTTGGCGTAGGCCGCCAGCGACTTGGAGAGCGCCTTGACGTGGTCGTCGATCTTGACCGCATCCAAGGGGTACTTGGGCAGGCGGGAGGCCTGGGCGGAGGCGTCAACGGTGCCTTCGGCCTGGCCGCCCAGAACGGCGATCCGCTCGGCAACCAGGTCCACCTTGTCCTCGACCTTCTCGTGCAGGTCATCCAGGAGCTCGTGAAGTCCGATGAAGTTCGGGCCGCGCAGTGTCCAGTGAGCCTGCTTGATCTGATAAACCAGGTCGATCCCGTCGGCTAGGTTGGCTTGCAGGAGGCCGCATACAGCCTGGCGCGTCTGCTTGGGAAGGTCGTGGCTTGTCGGATGCATAAAAGTGTCCTTCGTGATCGTCCGCGTTATGGCGCATCAATGCATGGCCCGGCGTTGTCGTTGCATGCCGATTGTTGCGGGTGACGCTCCGTCGCAGATTTCTGGATGGCACTATACGCCCGGCCGGCAGCCGCATGGCCTCCCCCCGCGCCGGTTCACATCCAGCGCCGCCAGTGGAAAATCAGCCACACGCTGATGGCTGCCATCACCATGCCCGCCACGCACAACAGGAAGCCGTGGTGCCAGGACAGGCCCGGCATATCGACGAAGTTCATGCCGAAGATCGAGCTGATGAGGGTGGCCGGCAGGAACATGGCCGCAATCAGCGACAGGACCATCATGATCTGGTTCTGGTCGAGGGTGATGAGGCCAAGCAGCGCGTTCAGCAGGAAATCCACCTTGCCGTCCAGCGCATTGGCAAGCTGGTTAATGGCGTCGATGTCCGAGCCGAGGACGTTGATGGCGTTGCGGTCGTCAAGGTCCGGCGCAATCAGCCGGCGGTGCTGTTCCATGAACAGGACGAGCCGCTTGTTGCTGGTGAGCGCATCCTGCAGGCGCAGGATCTCGGTGCCGATGCGCCCCAGATTGCGCATGATCTCCTGCACTTCGCGCCGGGTGCGGCGGTCCTGCGGATCGGGGTGGAAGACGTCGCCGGAGATCCGGTCGATCTCGGCCCCCAGCGCTTCCAGACGGTCTGCCAGATAGCCCACCGTGGCATCAACGAGGACGATGAAGAGGTCGTGCGGCTGGGCGCCCGGTGTGCGCTCGGCATAGGCGCGCACGGTGGCGATGGCGTCGTCCTCCGCCGTGCGCAGCGTGATCAGATAATTGGGGGCAAGGATGCAGGTGACCCGCTCGTTGCTGCCATCTTCGCAGCGGGAGGCGCCCGAATACGTCATCGCGACGTACTCCTGCGCAACCACCAGACGGTTGGACGGCTCGATCGACCGCATCCGCACACGGCTGGGCAGGGTCAGCTCCAGCGCGCTCTCCACCGCGGCCCGCTCGGCCGCGGTGGGTTTGTCGAGATCGATCCAGGAGGCCGCAGGCTCGAGGCCCTCCTTGAGGGAGGGGCCCTCCAGCCCGGCGACAAGGCTCCAGATCATTCTCCGTTCGCCCTCAGCCCTTCTTGCGCAGCGCCGCCTGCGCCGCAGCCAGCCGCGCGATCGGCACGCGGAACGGCGAGCAGGACACATAGTCGAGGTCGACGCTTTCGCAGAACGAGATGGATGCGGGGTCGCCGCCATGCTCGCCGCAGATGCCGAGCTTGATGTCCGGCCGCGTCTGCCGCCCGCGCTCGGCCGCCAGCTCCACCAGCGCGCCCACGCCGTCCACGTCGATGGAGACGAACGGGTCGATGTCGATGATGGATTCGCGCAGGTAGGCGCCGAGGAAGACGCCGGCATCGTCACGGCTGATGCCGAACGTGGTCTGCGTCAGGTCGTTGGTGCCGAAGGAGAAGAACTCGGCGGATTCGGCGATGGCCTTGGCGTTGATCGCGGCGCGCGGCAGCTCCACCATGGTGCCGACCTGGTAGTGGAAGTCGACCCCCGTCTCCTCGCGAACGGCCTTTGCGGTGGCGTCGATGCGCTTTTTCACGAAATCGAGCTCGGTCTTGAGGCTGACCAGCGGCACCATCACTTCCGGCTCCACCGGGGCGCCGGTTTTCTTCGCGGCGGCAACGGCGGCCTCGAAGATCGCGCGGGACTGCATCTCGGCGATCTCGGGGTAGCTGACCGCGAGGCGGCAGCCACGGTGGCCGAGCATCGGGTTGAACTCGGAAAGCTCACGCGAGCGGTTGCGCAGCTTGTCCGGCGAGACGCCGAGCGCTTCGGCCACTTCGAGGATCTCGTCCTCGCCGTGGGGGATGAACTCGTGAAGCGGCGGGTCGAGCAGTCGGATCGTCACCGGCAGCCCGGCCATGATCTCGAAGATCGACGTGAAGTCCTCCCGCTGCATGGGAAGGAGCTTGTCGAGCGCAGCCTTGCGGCCTTCGGTGTCGTCGGCGAGGATCATCTCGCGCATGGCGTTGATGCGCGCAGGGTCGAAGAACATGTGCTCCGTGCGGCAAAGGCCGATGCCCTCGGCGCCGAACTCGCGCGCGGCCCGTGCGTCATGCGGCGTGTCGGCATTGGTGCGCACGCGCATCCGCCGCGCGCCGTCGGCCCACTGCATGATGCGCTGGAAGTCGCCCGAAAGTTCCGGGTTGAGCATCGGCACTTCGCCCATCAGGACTTCGCCGGTGGCGCCGTCGATGGTGATCTTGTCGCCCACCTTCAGCGTGCGGCCGCCGGCGATCATCGTGCCGTTGGCATAGTTGATCCGCACGTTGCCAGCGCCCGACACGCAGGGCTTGCCCATGCCCCGCGCCACCACGGCGGCGTGGCTGGTCATCCCGCCGCGGGTGGTGAAGATGCCGGCCGCCGCATGCATGCCGGAAATATCCTCAGGCGAGGTCTCGATCCGGCACAGGATGCAGGTGCGGCCGAGCCCGGCGATGCGCTCGGCTTCTTCCGACGAGAACACAATCTCGCCAGCCGCCGCGCCCGGCGAGGCGGGCAGTGCCTTGGCGAAAAGGTCGGTCTTCGCTTGCGGGTCGATGGTGGGATGGAGGAGCTGGTCGAGCGAGGCGGGCTCGATCCGCTGAACCGCTTCGGCTTCGCTGATGACGCCCTCGTCCACCATGTCCACCGCAATCTTCAGCGCAGCCTTGGCGGTGCGCTTGCCGGTGCGGGTCTGGAGCATCCACAGCTTGTTGCGCTCGATGGTGAATTCCAGATCCTGGACGTCGCGGTAGTGGCCTTCCAGCTTGTCGCAGACCGCCTTGAACTCGGCGAACGCCTCCGGCAGCGCCTTTTCCATGGACTGCTTTTCGGACCCGGCCTCAAGCCGCGCCTTTTCGGTGATGTCTTGCGGCGTGCGAATGCCGGCGACGACGTCCTCGCCCTGCGCGTTGATGAGGAACTCGCCGTAAAGCGCGTTCTCACCGTTGGAGGGGTTGCGGGTGAAGGCAACGCCGGTGGCCGACGTTTCGCCCATGTTGCCGAACACCATCGCCTGCACCGTGACAGCGGTGCCCCAGCGCTCCGGGATCCCCTGGAGGCGGCGGTAGGTGACCGCGCGGTCGTTGCGCCAGGAGCCGAACACGGCGCCGATGGCACCCCAGAGCTGATCCCTCGGGTCCTGGGGGAACGGCGAGCCGGTCTCCTTCTGCACGAGGGCCTTGTAGCTCTCGATCAGGGTGCGCCAGTCGGCGGCGGACAGATCGGTGTCGAGTTCGACATCCTTCTCGTCCTTCATGGACTCAAGGTGCTCGTCGAACAGGCGCATGGGGACGCCAAGCACAACGTCGCCATACATCTGGATGAAGCGGCGGTAGCTGTCGTAGGCGAACCGCTCGTCGTCGGCGTTTTTCGCCAATGCGGGGACGGTGGTGTCGTTGAGGCCGAGATTGAGGACGGTGTCCATCATGCCCGGCATGGAGATGCGGGCGCCGGAACGCACGGAAACCAGCAACGGCATGTCCGGATCGCCGAACTTCCGGTCCGTGGATGCGGCAATCTGCTCCAGCGCGGCGTCCACCTCACCTTCGAGCTCGGGCGGATAGGTTTCGCCGTTCTCGTAATAATAGGTGCAGACCTCGGTGGTGATCGTCATGCCGGGGGGCACCGGCAACCCGAGGCTCGACATTTCGGCAAGATTTGCACCCTTGCCACCCAGAAGGTCACGTTGGCTTGCATCGCCTTCGGCTTTGCCGTCACCGAACGTGTAGACCCATTGCCCCATTAGACCATTCCTTCATCAAACTGATGTGATGTATAAAGCCCGCGGGGCTGTTCGCAAACGTCCTTGCTCGAATTGCGTTGGTTCTGTGCTAAGATGGCGCCTTGCAACGATCGCCGAAGCACCACACGTTTTCAAAATGCCGAGCAGACCTTGCGAGCGCATC
This window encodes:
- a CDS encoding cell wall hydrolase, which codes for MRVFDLPHGLARRGFLTSSLYVPPVRHHRRGRIRRIAATLVLVAPILGILSTNLGDLSGLAALTMDRPAWALSLRAPESGMTLSPQLGGAGDVALAVPHDDTPAAKAGSLAPPHGGVERAMFSPLSGFLTEATPAALPRVSFVAAPRAAGTHRDPRAPSDTARAALTSMLSAYAPDRVDIDTPFKLLLGEAPQPVATPGVSGGGLDHWWSDRPLPQDIAGKKSLRCLTEAIYFEARGESETGQRAVAQVVINRVKNPAYPDDVCGVVYQNKGWRNRCQFTFACDRVRDVVRNKDAWTLAATIATEYASGAAWMNEIGAATHYHAKRVNPRWAGLMRKVETIDDHIFYLTRGGGWT
- a CDS encoding PaaI family thioesterase, which translates into the protein MLRFPSSLPDDVIDRLTGLEQLRGIASGEFPMPTMLETLGFRLVEATARTVVLVGAPGENALNPMGKIHGGWAASILDSAMGCAVHATLAPGERFATLELKVNLTRALLPGMEPLTATGTLVSRGRRTAVSEAKLVGADGKTYAAGSSTCMILPPEPAR
- the ppdK gene encoding pyruvate, phosphate dikinase — its product is MGQWVYTFGDGKAEGDASQRDLLGGKGANLAEMSSLGLPVPPGMTITTEVCTYYYENGETYPPELEGEVDAALEQIAASTDRKFGDPDMPLLVSVRSGARISMPGMMDTVLNLGLNDTTVPALAKNADDERFAYDSYRRFIQMYGDVVLGVPMRLFDEHLESMKDEKDVELDTDLSAADWRTLIESYKALVQKETGSPFPQDPRDQLWGAIGAVFGSWRNDRAVTYRRLQGIPERWGTAVTVQAMVFGNMGETSATGVAFTRNPSNGENALYGEFLINAQGEDVVAGIRTPQDITEKARLEAGSEKQSMEKALPEAFAEFKAVCDKLEGHYRDVQDLEFTIERNKLWMLQTRTGKRTAKAALKIAVDMVDEGVISEAEAVQRIEPASLDQLLHPTIDPQAKTDLFAKALPASPGAAAGEIVFSSEEAERIAGLGRTCILCRIETSPEDISGMHAAAGIFTTRGGMTSHAAVVARGMGKPCVSGAGNVRINYANGTMIAGGRTLKVGDKITIDGATGEVLMGEVPMLNPELSGDFQRIMQWADGARRMRVRTNADTPHDARAAREFGAEGIGLCRTEHMFFDPARINAMREMILADDTEGRKAALDKLLPMQREDFTSIFEIMAGLPVTIRLLDPPLHEFIPHGEDEILEVAEALGVSPDKLRNRSRELSEFNPMLGHRGCRLAVSYPEIAEMQSRAIFEAAVAAAKKTGAPVEPEVMVPLVSLKTELDFVKKRIDATAKAVREETGVDFHYQVGTMVELPRAAINAKAIAESAEFFSFGTNDLTQTTFGISRDDAGVFLGAYLRESIIDIDPFVSIDVDGVGALVELAAERGRQTRPDIKLGICGEHGGDPASISFCESVDLDYVSCSPFRVPIARLAAAQAALRKKG
- the dps gene encoding DNA starvation/stationary phase protection protein Dps, encoding MTRTITKDTFMHPTSHDLPKQTRQAVCGLLQANLADGIDLVYQIKQAHWTLRGPNFIGLHELLDDLHEKVEDKVDLVAERIAVLGGQAEGTVDASAQASRLPKYPLDAVKIDDHVKALSKSLAAYAKNNRDAIKEADEAGDEATADLFTEIVRMADRSLWFIEAHKPVK
- a CDS encoding CorA family divalent cation transporter, producing the protein MIWSLVAGLEGPSLKEGLEPAASWIDLDKPTAAERAAVESALELTLPSRVRMRSIEPSNRLVVAQEYVAMTYSGASRCEDGSNERVTCILAPNYLITLRTAEDDAIATVRAYAERTPGAQPHDLFIVLVDATVGYLADRLEALGAEIDRISGDVFHPDPQDRRTRREVQEIMRNLGRIGTEILRLQDALTSNKRLVLFMEQHRRLIAPDLDDRNAINVLGSDIDAINQLANALDGKVDFLLNALLGLITLDQNQIMMVLSLIAAMFLPATLISSIFGMNFVDMPGLSWHHGFLLCVAGMVMAAISVWLIFHWRRWM
- a CDS encoding MFS transporter is translated as MMARSFPLPLVLACGCGIAMLSLGERSAFGLFQADLVAAKPYGREAFALAFALQNLIWGIGQPIAGALADRFGTMKVLMGGGILYALGIVGTAQLESAFALQMVFGVLLGFGMSACSFTLVLSAFGRTVTPAKRTLAFGLGTAAGSLGMFVFGPLGAVLIAEHGYNSALIAFAALSLLVIPFAIPLQGRSVADPDAPPQTLTAAVREAMAYRSYVLLVIGFFVCGFHVAFIIAHMPAYLVDLGFGARLGGIAIALIGLFNVIGSLGAGWIGQRFSKSYSLSILYLLRSVVIAAFVLLPVSPATVIVFSATMGLLWLSTVPLTSGLVSVMFGPRYMATLFGIVFFSHQVGSAIGVWLGGVIYARTGSYDMLWWIGVLLGVLAALVHLPIRDAPSPRLSALKG